Proteins found in one Paucidesulfovibrio longus DSM 6739 genomic segment:
- a CDS encoding dihydrolipoyl dehydrogenase family protein yields MAKFDFDLCVIGGGAAGLTAASGASQLGMRVLLAERDPHLGGDCLHYGCVPSKTLIKTAKVRRLMERAADFGLPCSDLPPVDFQSVSSRIRSVIETIQRHDSVDRFCSLGVQVEFGPARFLDEHQVEIGARKFSAARFLVATGSSAAIPGIPGLESVPFLTNREIFSLDRLPGSLVILGAGPVACELGQAFSRLGSKVTLLQRSGRILSGEDADMASVVERALLDEGVDIRLGCSVEQVRPAPEGVEVAFLQDGRSASVAGERLLVALGRRANVEGLGLADAGVDYSAKGLAVDTRMRTSRKHIFAAGDVTGQHQFTHAAGYEGGIVVANAAMRLPRRADYKYMPRCTYTEPELAGIGRNEKDCLREGIGYSVVVEHFSSNDRAQAEHETRGKIKLLLDKRERPLGVQIVGPHAGELAGEWIAALNGKVGLSTLAGAVHPYPTLSEINKRVAGSIYADKIFSDRVRKILHFLFRYQGKACNIPK; encoded by the coding sequence ATGGCGAAATTTGATTTCGATCTCTGCGTCATCGGCGGGGGAGCCGCCGGACTGACTGCGGCTTCCGGGGCCTCGCAGCTGGGAATGCGCGTGCTGCTTGCGGAGCGCGATCCGCACCTCGGCGGCGATTGCCTGCACTACGGCTGCGTTCCCAGCAAGACGCTGATCAAGACCGCCAAGGTTCGCAGGCTCATGGAGCGCGCCGCCGACTTCGGCCTGCCCTGTTCGGATCTTCCCCCTGTTGACTTCCAATCCGTATCTTCCCGGATTCGTTCCGTGATCGAGACCATCCAACGGCACGATTCCGTGGATCGGTTCTGCTCCTTGGGCGTGCAGGTGGAGTTCGGGCCGGCCCGTTTTCTGGACGAGCACCAAGTGGAAATCGGGGCGCGGAAGTTCAGTGCGGCCCGGTTCCTGGTCGCCACGGGATCCTCTGCGGCGATTCCTGGAATTCCCGGTCTGGAGTCCGTGCCGTTTCTGACGAATCGTGAAATCTTTTCTCTGGACCGTCTGCCGGGGTCGCTGGTGATCTTGGGGGCGGGGCCTGTGGCCTGCGAGCTGGGCCAGGCGTTTTCGCGGCTCGGCAGCAAGGTGACGCTGCTCCAGCGGAGCGGCCGGATTCTCAGCGGAGAGGATGCGGACATGGCCTCTGTGGTGGAGCGGGCATTGCTCGATGAAGGCGTGGACATACGCCTCGGATGCTCCGTGGAACAGGTCCGCCCCGCGCCGGAAGGGGTCGAGGTGGCCTTCCTGCAGGACGGCCGTTCGGCTTCGGTCGCCGGCGAACGGCTGCTTGTGGCGCTCGGAAGGCGCGCCAACGTCGAGGGGCTGGGGCTGGCCGATGCCGGGGTGGATTATTCCGCCAAGGGACTTGCCGTGGATACGCGGATGCGCACTTCGCGGAAGCATATCTTCGCAGCGGGCGACGTGACCGGGCAGCATCAATTCACGCATGCCGCCGGGTACGAGGGGGGAATCGTGGTCGCCAACGCGGCCATGCGCCTGCCTCGGCGGGCCGATTACAAATACATGCCCCGCTGCACGTACACGGAGCCGGAGCTGGCGGGCATAGGACGCAACGAGAAGGATTGCCTGCGGGAGGGCATCGGGTATTCGGTCGTCGTCGAGCACTTTTCGTCCAACGACCGGGCCCAGGCCGAGCACGAGACGCGCGGCAAGATCAAGCTCCTTTTGGACAAGCGCGAACGCCCCCTCGGCGTGCAGATCGTCGGGCCGCACGCGGGCGAGCTCGCCGGAGAGTGGATCGCGGCGCTGAACGGCAAGGTCGGACTTTCGACCCTGGCCGGAGCGGTGCATCCGTATCCGACCCTGTCGGAGATCAACAAGCGGGTCGCGGGATCGATCTATGCGGATAAGATTTTTTCCGATCGGGTCAGAAAAATTCTCCATTTCTTGTTCCGATATCAGGGGAAGGCGTGCAACATCCCAAAATAA
- a CDS encoding ABC transporter permease — MSTFRIRKREEPWKWGALVTFPGALLFSLSICALLLLWQDKSVWQGMQVLWAGTFGETWALEEALLKAVPIFLCSLGVAVAFRMQIWNIGAEGQFALGAIGASWMALTFPGLPHWVLIPLMFLMALVLGSLWALVPAFLRLRLKVNEIISTLMLNYIAILLIDYLVLRVWKDPSGFPVSPEFSSAALIGKMYGRIHWGIALCVACGFAVWAFMRFTRLGYELKASGEGARVARYAKLPYSFLVMFVMGVSGALAGWAGALEISAVVGRLQPSVMAGYGYTAIVVAWLAQLQPLAIAVVAFLLAALRVGAENLQIELQIPAAFGVIMEGLILLTVLAAQFFSTYTIERRREGEE; from the coding sequence ATGAGCACGTTCCGCATAAGGAAACGTGAAGAACCCTGGAAGTGGGGCGCCCTGGTGACTTTTCCGGGCGCCCTGCTCTTTTCCCTCTCCATCTGCGCGCTCCTGCTGCTCTGGCAGGACAAGTCCGTCTGGCAGGGCATGCAGGTGCTGTGGGCAGGGACCTTCGGTGAAACTTGGGCCCTGGAGGAGGCGCTGCTCAAGGCGGTGCCCATCTTCCTCTGTTCTCTCGGCGTGGCCGTGGCCTTTCGCATGCAGATCTGGAACATCGGCGCGGAGGGGCAATTCGCCCTGGGCGCCATCGGTGCTTCCTGGATGGCGCTGACGTTTCCCGGACTGCCGCATTGGGTGCTGATCCCCCTGATGTTCCTCATGGCCTTGGTCCTGGGCAGCCTTTGGGCACTGGTCCCGGCGTTTTTGCGCCTGAGGCTCAAGGTCAACGAGATCATCTCCACCCTGATGCTCAACTATATTGCCATCCTGCTCATCGACTACCTCGTCTTGCGCGTCTGGAAGGATCCTTCGGGATTTCCCGTGTCTCCGGAATTCAGTTCCGCCGCCCTCATTGGCAAGATGTATGGCCGGATTCACTGGGGAATCGCTCTCTGCGTGGCGTGCGGATTCGCGGTCTGGGCCTTCATGCGCTTCACCCGCCTCGGCTACGAGCTCAAGGCCAGCGGCGAAGGCGCGCGCGTGGCGAGGTATGCCAAGCTGCCGTATTCCTTCCTGGTCATGTTCGTCATGGGCGTGAGCGGCGCGCTCGCGGGCTGGGCCGGAGCGCTCGAGATTTCCGCCGTGGTCGGCCGTCTTCAGCCGAGCGTCATGGCCGGTTACGGCTATACGGCCATCGTCGTTGCCTGGTTGGCGCAGCTTCAACCTCTGGCCATCGCCGTGGTCGCCTTTTTGCTCGCGGCCCTGCGCGTGGGCGCGGAAAACCTTCAGATAGAATTGCAGATTCCCGCGGCCTTCGGCGTGATCATGGAAGGGTTGATCCTTCTCACCGTGCTGGCGGCGCAGTTCTTCAGCACCTACACCATTGAGCGACGCAGGGAGGGCGAGGAATGA
- a CDS encoding BMP family ABC transporter substrate-binding protein gives MMKVWKVLLAVLMVAVFAGALAGCGEKAEEKKAEAPAEQAAVAEQAPATEQAPAAAEQAKTVKAGFVYVSPIGDAGYSYAQDQGRLYIDKLDWVETAFAENVAEGPDSERVIRNMARKGFDVIFATSFGFMDPMMKVASEFPDVKFMHCSGFKTAPNASNYFGRMYQARYLTGLVAGSMTTSNEIGYVAAMQIPEVIRGINAFTLGVRAVNPQAQVRVVWTNTWYDPVLEKDAAISLLDAGCDVITQHQDSPGPQEAAEERGAYCVGYNSDMAAFAPKAHLTAAIWNWGPLYQEVVEQIRDGKWHGGESLWYGMERGIVDIAPFGPMVPEDVKALVAEKKAELQKGNDIVFRGPIKNQAGEVVVADGATPTDGELLGMKYFVEGVVGSID, from the coding sequence ATGATGAAGGTGTGGAAAGTTCTGCTGGCCGTCCTGATGGTGGCGGTCTTTGCGGGCGCGCTTGCGGGCTGCGGCGAAAAGGCCGAGGAAAAGAAAGCCGAGGCTCCCGCCGAACAGGCTGCGGTCGCCGAACAGGCTCCGGCCACGGAACAGGCTCCGGCTGCCGCCGAGCAGGCCAAGACCGTCAAGGCCGGTTTCGTTTATGTTTCCCCCATTGGCGACGCGGGCTATTCCTATGCCCAGGACCAGGGCCGTCTGTACATCGACAAGCTCGACTGGGTCGAGACCGCCTTTGCCGAGAACGTGGCCGAAGGCCCGGACTCCGAACGCGTGATCCGCAACATGGCCCGCAAGGGTTTCGACGTGATCTTCGCCACCAGCTTCGGATTCATGGATCCGATGATGAAGGTCGCTTCCGAGTTCCCGGACGTGAAGTTCATGCACTGCTCGGGCTTCAAGACCGCGCCCAACGCCAGCAACTATTTTGGCCGCATGTATCAGGCCCGCTATCTCACCGGACTGGTCGCCGGCTCCATGACCACGTCCAACGAGATCGGCTATGTGGCCGCCATGCAGATTCCCGAAGTCATCCGCGGCATCAACGCCTTCACGCTGGGCGTGCGCGCCGTGAACCCCCAGGCCCAGGTCCGCGTCGTCTGGACCAACACCTGGTATGATCCCGTTCTGGAAAAGGATGCCGCCATCAGCCTGCTCGACGCCGGTTGCGACGTCATCACCCAGCATCAGGATTCCCCCGGCCCGCAGGAAGCCGCCGAAGAACGCGGCGCGTACTGCGTCGGCTACAACTCCGACATGGCCGCCTTCGCGCCCAAGGCGCACCTGACCGCGGCCATCTGGAACTGGGGACCGCTGTACCAGGAAGTCGTCGAGCAGATTCGCGACGGCAAGTGGCATGGCGGGGAGTCCCTGTGGTACGGCATGGAGCGCGGCATCGTGGACATCGCGCCCTTCGGGCCGATGGTTCCCGAAGATGTCAAGGCTCTTGTGGCCGAGAAGAAGGCCGAGCTGCAGAAAGGCAACGACATCGTCTTCCGCGGCCCGATCAAGAACCAGGCCGGTGAGGTTGTCGTCGCTGATGGCGCCACCCCCACTGACGGCGAACTGCTCGGCATGAAGTACTTCGTCGAGGGTGTCGTCGGCAGCATCGACTAA
- the gpt gene encoding xanthine phosphoribosyltransferase — protein MAVDPNRYTKMFPVSWEQLHRDCRALSWRLLEFGPFEGIYCITRGGLVPGAILARELDVHVIDTICVSSYTWQQQGRSNVLKSIEGDGDGWLLVDDLVDTGRTAKLVREMLPKAHFATVYAKPEGRPLVDTFITEVSQDTWILFPWDAGHQFVEPIVQSRPER, from the coding sequence GTGGCTGTCGATCCCAATCGATACACCAAGATGTTCCCTGTTTCCTGGGAGCAGCTGCACCGGGACTGTCGGGCGCTTTCCTGGCGTCTTCTCGAATTCGGTCCGTTTGAGGGCATCTACTGCATCACGCGGGGCGGGCTTGTTCCCGGCGCGATCCTGGCGCGCGAGCTGGATGTCCACGTCATCGACACCATCTGCGTCTCCAGCTATACGTGGCAGCAGCAGGGCCGGAGCAACGTGCTCAAGAGCATCGAGGGCGACGGCGACGGCTGGCTCCTGGTGGACGATCTCGTGGACACCGGTCGGACAGCCAAGCTCGTGCGCGAAATGCTTCCGAAGGCCCACTTTGCGACCGTGTACGCCAAACCCGAAGGGCGGCCCCTCGTGGATACGTTCATTACCGAAGTGAGCCAGGACACCTGGATTCTTTTCCCCTGGGACGCGGGGCATCAGTTCGTGGAGCCCATTGTTCAGAGCCGTCCGGAACGCTAG
- a CDS encoding TVP38/TMEM64 family protein: MMVWSPAKRRFLLVLLFALLVGAYFYFDLGRYLAIEEIKRSLSQLEAWRSAHPFLSAGAYVALYVAVTGLSLPGAVPVSLAGGAIFGLWLGTALVSVGSTLGATLACAASRYLLRDWVQGRFGQRLTRINRGVEQEGGFYLFTLRLIPLFPFFLINLALGLTRMRLWTFLWVSWLGMLPGTLVFVNAGKELGRLDSASGILSPRLLLSFALLGIFPLVARRIIQWYRRRTGHGEI, translated from the coding sequence ATGATGGTGTGGTCTCCCGCAAAGCGGCGTTTTCTGCTCGTGTTGCTCTTCGCCCTGCTCGTGGGAGCGTATTTCTATTTCGATCTCGGACGCTACCTCGCCATTGAAGAAATCAAGCGCTCCCTGTCGCAATTGGAAGCCTGGCGGTCGGCGCATCCGTTCCTGTCCGCCGGGGCTTACGTGGCGCTGTACGTGGCCGTCACGGGATTGAGCCTTCCCGGAGCCGTCCCGGTCAGCCTCGCGGGCGGCGCGATTTTCGGCCTTTGGCTCGGCACGGCGCTGGTCTCGGTGGGCAGCACGCTGGGGGCGACCCTGGCCTGCGCCGCCTCGCGCTATCTGCTGCGCGACTGGGTGCAGGGGCGTTTCGGACAGCGATTGACGCGCATCAACCGGGGAGTGGAGCAGGAAGGGGGCTTCTATCTCTTTACCCTGCGCCTCATTCCCTTGTTCCCGTTTTTTTTGATCAATCTTGCCCTGGGGCTGACCCGGATGCGGCTCTGGACGTTCCTCTGGGTTTCCTGGCTGGGAATGCTGCCGGGAACCCTGGTCTTCGTCAATGCGGGCAAGGAACTCGGACGTCTGGATTCCGCGTCCGGCATCCTTTCGCCCCGTCTGTTGCTGTCGTTCGCATTGCTCGGCATTTTCCCGTTGGTGGCCCGCCGCATCATCCAGTGGTATCGGAGGAGAACCGGACATGGCGAAATTTGA